A region of the Cyanobium sp. AMD-g genome:
TCTCCCGGCGGTTGGCCACCAACACAGGGAAGTTCCTCTGCGACTGGTCTGTTCCGGCCAGCAGCCCTTGTGGCGTTGGTCCGAGCCAGCGCAGGGGACAGCCCAGTTCCTCCAGCACCAGCCAGGCCGCTGCCAGGTCCCAGATCTTCGGTGTGGCCTCCAGGGCCGCCATTGTCTGGCCCATGGCCACCGACACCAGATTGAGGCTGGCCACGCCCAACAGGCGGATCTTGCCGGGGAACGGACGGTGCGGCAGCTTCTGAAGCACCCGGATCGATCGGCTGCAGAGGGAGGCACAGCCGGCGTTGTGCTCCTGCTCGGCCGGGGGCGGAATGGGCTTTCCGTTGCGCCAGGCGCCCTGTCCCCGGATGGCCACAATGCGCTGACGCAGGGGGGGCACCTCAAGGATCGCCAGCACCGGTACTCCGGCCTCGAAGCGGGCCATCGAAATCGCCCAATAGGGGATTCCGGCGGCGAAGTTGGTGGTGCCATCCAGGGGATCCACCACCCAGTACGCCGGGGTGGCGGGCACCTGCTGCCGGCCTTCCTCGCTGAGCACACCCTCCCCAGGGAACAACTCCGCCAGCCCCGCCACCAGGGTGGCGTCACTCCAGCGATCACAGGCGGTGATGAAGGAGCCATCCGCCTTCAGATCGGGCTGGCTGTGGCCGAAATCGGCGCGTTGACGCTCAGCCACCCGATCGATCAGGGCCTCCAGGCGGGGATCGAGCAGGTGCGGAGAAAGGGATGTCATCCGAGTTCCAGCTCCAGGACCTGGCTGAGGCTGCGGGAAGTGTCCTCCCGGAACTGGCGCACATTGACACGGGCCAGCAACACCAAGGCCGCCACGGCCACCAGCAACTCGACGCCCAGCACGAGGGCGAAGGGCCCGTAGGGACCATCGCCCAGCGGCAGGGAGCGGCCGATGTCGTACAGACCGCCGCCGAGCAACTTGCCGATCGCCCTTGAAAGGGCCTGGGCCAGACCCCAGACCCCGACGAAGGTGCCGGCGGCCTGGGGCAGGGTGAGGTCGAGCATCAGGCAGAGGGCGCTGTTGGTGCCGATGCCGGCCGCCAACCCGAACAGCACCATCACGGCCTGCAGAAAGGGGATCCTGGCCGTCAGACCCGCCACGAGCAGCAGCAGCAGGGACAGGGCAATCAGTTGGCAGCCGAGCCGGGCGGTGGCCATCTTGCCGAGCCGTGGCACCACCCAGAGCCCCGCCAGCAGCAGACCCACCAGGGTGCCGACACCCCAGAATGCGTTGAGCTGGGCCGTGGCGGCAATCGGCATGGCGAACACCTGGGCGCCGTAACTCTCCAGCACGGGATCCTGCAGGAACAACGCCAAGGTGAACAGGATCAGAAACGAAAAGAAGATCAGCACCTGGCGGCTGGAGGTGATCAGGGTCCAGGACTGCCGCAGCCCGATGGCGTCCTCCCGCCTGACTGCCGTCCCGTCGGTGCGCTCACGCAACGGTGGCTCCATTCCCCAGGTGGCCACCACGGTGAGAAGCATCACCACCGCGGCCACGATGGTCATGAAGCGGGAAAGGGCGGCCTGCAGCACCAGCGGGTCGTTGACCCCGTCGAGGGAGCGAAGGCTCACGCCGATGGCCACCGCGCCGATGACGATGCCGACGGTGAGCATGCACCAGATGATGCTCACCGCCCGGGGCCGCTCCTGTTCGCTGGTGCGGTCGATCACCAGGGCCAGATAGGGGGTGGTGGCCAGCGAAATCGCCAGGCCGTAGAGGGCGAACAGACCGCAGAGGGCCGAGATGCCAAGGGCGAGGCCGGGCTGGCTGCCGTCCTGCAGCAGGCGGCCCACCCGGAAGATCAGGGGCACCGAGAGCACCGCCAGCAGGCAGAACGCCGCCGTGCCGATCAGGACGTAGGGAACCCGGTGACGGGAGGCCAGGGGATGGGCATCGGACATCTGGCCGAACAACACGCGGGATGGGGCCACGAATTGCTCAAAGGCCAGGGCGCCTCCCACCAGCAGGCCTGGAAAGCCAAGTTCGCTGAGCATGATCCGGTTGAGCAGACCGGAAAAGATCACCGCCAGACAGCCAAGACAACCCTGGAAAAGTCCGAGGCGCACGGTGGCGGGGAGAGTCAGACCGGAGCGGGGATGGGTCGACAACGGGCGTCAGGACCCCGGCGGCATGGCCTCGGAGCCGATCGGGCTGCCGGCACGGCAGGCCGGAATCAGCGGCTGGGGCTCCACAGGGATCTGGAGCGAGCCCGCCGGCCTCGGGCTGGTGGCCGGCAGGGACTGGCGCTGGCAAAGGCCGACCTGGTCGAGGCCGGTGAAGCGCCGCAGCCGGGCCAGGGCCTTGTTGTAGTCGGAAATCGCCGTCGACCAGCGCACTTCCGCCTGGGTGAGGTCGCGCTGGGTGTCCAC
Encoded here:
- a CDS encoding inositol monophosphatase family protein encodes the protein MTSLSPHLLDPRLEALIDRVAERQRADFGHSQPDLKADGSFITACDRWSDATLVAGLAELFPGEGVLSEEGRQQVPATPAYWVVDPLDGTTNFAAGIPYWAISMARFEAGVPVLAILEVPPLRQRIVAIRGQGAWRNGKPIPPPAEQEHNAGCASLCSRSIRVLQKLPHRPFPGKIRLLGVASLNLVSVAMGQTMAALEATPKIWDLAAAWLVLEELGCPLRWLGPTPQGLLAGTDQSQRNFPVLVANRRETLERFMPWADALETKVPPIG
- a CDS encoding BCD family MFS transporter, whose protein sequence is MSTHPRSGLTLPATVRLGLFQGCLGCLAVIFSGLLNRIMLSELGFPGLLVGGALAFEQFVAPSRVLFGQMSDAHPLASRHRVPYVLIGTAAFCLLAVLSVPLIFRVGRLLQDGSQPGLALGISALCGLFALYGLAISLATTPYLALVIDRTSEQERPRAVSIIWCMLTVGIVIGAVAIGVSLRSLDGVNDPLVLQAALSRFMTIVAAVVMLLTVVATWGMEPPLRERTDGTAVRREDAIGLRQSWTLITSSRQVLIFFSFLILFTLALFLQDPVLESYGAQVFAMPIAATAQLNAFWGVGTLVGLLLAGLWVVPRLGKMATARLGCQLIALSLLLLLVAGLTARIPFLQAVMVLFGLAAGIGTNSALCLMLDLTLPQAAGTFVGVWGLAQALSRAIGKLLGGGLYDIGRSLPLGDGPYGPFALVLGVELLVAVAALVLLARVNVRQFREDTSRSLSQVLELELG